CTCGCGTGGCTCCATTATTACAAAACCGACGATGCAGTTGTTGCATTGGCAGGAAAATCTCTGGAAACGGCTCATTTCAGGGGCCTGGTTACGCCGGCTCATTTGAAGGATTTCAATCTCAAGTTGCGAGCAAAGCCTTATCAGGGAGTAATTCTCGCGTGTCCCGCGTCACCTCCTCTCGCCAGGCTGACCGGACCTGAGATTCCCGAGTACGAAGCGTTTGTCATGGCCGAGTTAATTCCCGCTTTGAAAAAGCATTACCGTGTGAAACCGGAGTTGATCGGTGTTGATGGCGTTTCCATGGGCGGATCGCGTTCCATGTATTACGGATTCAAGTACCCGGAGGTATTCTCCAGTATTGGATCGGTTCAGGGAGCATTCGGTCCGTACATGGATATTTACCGGGATCTGGTAACCTGGAATGCCGAGCATTTGAAACACAGACAAATACAGCTTGTCACTAGCGATAAGGACGTAATGGCCGCGTCTGTCCAGAAATTGCACCAATTACTGGTTTCCAAGAGAATTCCCCATGCGTACCTGATCCTTTCAGGACCGCACGATTATATTTTCAACCAGGGACCTGGAGCGATTTCGCTTCTTACATTCCACGATCAGGTGCTCAGGTGAGGTATTCTTTTTGAGAGCCGCCCCATGTCAAACGCTTGATCCTGTGGGATTCCGCGATCTCGAGGTCTTGCTGAATCGCGGCTGCGAACAATCACTATTTACTGCTGGGGCATTATCGGTTTCCCGTTCAGGAAAGACAATTCATGAACAATATTGTGGAAACCTGGGAAATTCGACAACCCCGAGTGTCGGACCGGATAGTCTCTTTGACTTGGCCTCTCTCACCAAAATCCTCGCAGTCACTCCTGCCTGGATGCTCATGGAGCAGCGGGAACCAGGTGTAATCGACAGCAGTATCTCACGTTGGTTAGCCGACGTACCCCTCGACAAATCGGAGATAACTCCGAGACATCTCCTGGCTCACTGTTCCGGCCTTCCGGCATGGAGACCGTATTATTTGCACGGTTCCAATTCCCGTAGTGAAATGCTCGACCGGATCTTTTCCGAGCCTTTGGAATACGCGACCGGAACGCTGTCAATCTATTCCGATCTCGGGTTTATGCTGCTCGCTTTCATCGTCGAAAAACAATTCGGCCAGGATTTCAACGCCTTTGTCGCAGAAAACCTGTATGAGCCCATGGGACTGAATGACGATCTCATTTTTCTGCCCGGTGCGAACAACAGCCGTGCTGTATGGACCAGGTACAGCGATCCTCCCGGATTGGTTCACGATCTCAATGCGAGGTCGCTGGGCGGAGTTTCAGGTCATGCGGGATTGTTCGGAACTCTGAAAGGTGTGACATCGCTTGCATCCGAGTTTCTGCATTCCCTAAAGACTCCTGAAGGCCTGTTTCGAAGCGACACCATCCATAAGTTTTGCCAGCCGGCCGGATTGGTAGAAGGCTCTTCTCGTGCGCTTGGCTTCGATACTCCTTCTCTTGAAGGCTCGTCCAGTGGAGAGAAATTCTCTCGTTTCAGCATAGGTCATACGGGTTTCACAGGCGTTTCTCTGTGGATTGATATTCCCAGGGAAATAATTGGCGTACTCCTCACGAACCGGGTCTTTATGGGGGAATCCGACCTCCGCATCAAACAATTCCGCCCTCTCGTTTACAATACCATTATTGAAATGCTGGAATGACGATCACATTCGGTTCTGCAATTCCGCATTCCCGAACAACAAACAAGACTATAGGTGCTCTGCGATCTTCTACGGCCGAATGAAAGGATTATTCTTTGAGAATCAGCGAGGTTTTACCATGATACACATAGATGTGCCTAAAGAGAAGCTCACGGCATTCTGCCGTAAACGTCATATTCGTTGGATGGCCTGCTTTGGTTCAGCAGTTCGGGACGATTTTGGACCAGATAGCGATGTGGATGTTCTCGTGGAGTTCGCACCGGACCATACCCCTGGATGGGAAATAGTTGACATAGAGGAAGATTTATCAGCGCTGCTGGGCGGCAGGAAAGTGGACCTCATCAATCCCAAGTACCTCAACCGACGGTTAAGAGATCGGGTCCTGGCCGAAGCGGAGGTCCTCTATGCAGAGGGATGAGATAAGTCTGCATCGTGACTGATACAGACCTCGCTGAAATATATGTTCGCTGAAGCGGCAAGATCGTCATATAATTCCGGTTCAACTGCGTCGATTATGGAAAACTAAATTGTTGGCGTTGCTCTGCCCCTAATTTAGGGACATGCAAAGAAAGATTGAAGAATGGCCATACAATTTGAATTCTTACCGGCAGGCTACGTGGACCAGCACTTCCAGAAAGACGAAGCCGGTCGAATCGTATTTTTTCCGTGGCTTGCTTGGGGCAGGGGCCGTATGTTACCGGACCAATCTTCAGAAAGTGATTTAAAGAGGCTCCTGAAGTTCCATAGTTCTATAGGTATTTTGGGTGCCATCATAGTGTACCCTCTTCTCGGAGTACTGTGGATGCTCTTTGCTATGATACTATCGACGTTATGGTATCACTTGAGACTGAGAGCGCTTATCAGCGGACTACCATTCAGCGAAGCTAAGTTTAAAAGGTTAAGCTTTCGAGAAAAACTTTCCTGGTACAACAAGCCGTTCAGCAAATTCACATTATGGCTGGTACTGGTTTTTTCAATGTTCTCCTTGTCAGCAGG
The sequence above is a segment of the Desulfomonile tiedjei DSM 6799 genome. Coding sequences within it:
- a CDS encoding serine hydrolase domain-containing protein, giving the protein MRAAPCQTLDPVGFRDLEVLLNRGCEQSLFTAGALSVSRSGKTIHEQYCGNLGNSTTPSVGPDSLFDLASLTKILAVTPAWMLMEQREPGVIDSSISRWLADVPLDKSEITPRHLLAHCSGLPAWRPYYLHGSNSRSEMLDRIFSEPLEYATGTLSIYSDLGFMLLAFIVEKQFGQDFNAFVAENLYEPMGLNDDLIFLPGANNSRAVWTRYSDPPGLVHDLNARSLGGVSGHAGLFGTLKGVTSLASEFLHSLKTPEGLFRSDTIHKFCQPAGLVEGSSRALGFDTPSLEGSSSGEKFSRFSIGHTGFTGVSLWIDIPREIIGVLLTNRVFMGESDLRIKQFRPLVYNTIIEMLE
- a CDS encoding alpha/beta hydrolase, which gives rise to MIQTHLRNKASFLTARVLIVVAILAMIALGACSSQEKAAPVSESRQVQSEIEKPKPAPAPAEPQKTVEPEIDRKIDDIKTEPASTADGVAVTEKIQGYKTPAEYFILQSKRIPSNVTAVSLPLDYFEHPDKSYPLVIVFGGATECALAPKQGSLAWLHYYKTDDAVVALAGKSLETAHFRGLVTPAHLKDFNLKLRAKPYQGVILACPASPPLARLTGPEIPEYEAFVMAELIPALKKHYRVKPELIGVDGVSMGGSRSMYYGFKYPEVFSSIGSVQGAFGPYMDIYRDLVTWNAEHLKHRQIQLVTSDKDVMAASVQKLHQLLVSKRIPHAYLILSGPHDYIFNQGPGAISLLTFHDQVLR
- a CDS encoding nucleotidyltransferase family protein, with the protein product MIHIDVPKEKLTAFCRKRHIRWMACFGSAVRDDFGPDSDVDVLVEFAPDHTPGWEIVDIEEDLSALLGGRKVDLINPKYLNRRLRDRVLAEAEVLYAEG